A region of the Candidatus Uhrbacteria bacterium genome:
GCCTTTGATGCGCGTCGGTATCTTTGCGACGACGGACGACAAGATGACGATTCGTGCCAAGTACGCGCCGCTTGAGGTGCGTAATGGTACGTCGGTTGTCTGTACTCTCCCCGTGAACGCCTCTGTTATTGTTTCCTATGATCGTGGCGCTTCTCTTTATCGTATCGCTGGCGATTGTCCGGTTGCTCAGTCATCGACCTACTACGTGGTGAAGGCACAGGATGGAATCTCTCCGATGGAAATGAGCGATTTTAGCCGTCCTGTCGCTTGGCTACCCGGTGCTAACGACAATACGTTCCGTGCGCATTTGGAATTGCGCTGGTCGCCGACCGTGAGCCAGGCTTGGGTGATTAATGAGTTGCCGATCGAATGGTATTTGAAGGGGATCGCGGAAACGTCCAATGTGAGTCCGATGCAGTATCAGCGCGCTTTGCTTACGGCAGCTCGAACGTATGCGATGTATCACGTTCAGCGTCAGACTAAGCATGCGTCTAAGTTCTTTATCGTCGATGCGACGTATGACCAGGTGTATCGTGGATATGGTCAGGAAGCTCGTAGTCCGACGATTGTCGCGGCTGTTGATGCCACGCGTGGTCAGATCGTTACGTACCAAGGGAAGTTAGCTCTTACGCCGTATTTCTCACGTTCTGACGGTCGTACACGTTCTTGGGGTGAAGTTTGGTACGGTCAGTCGAATTATCCGTGGCTCGTGTCGGTGCCCGTGCCGGATGATGTCGGAAAGACATTGTGGGGTCATGGAGTCGGTATGTCGGCTACGGGTGCATTGCAGATGGATGCCAAGTGGGGGAAGACATACGATCAAATTTTGAGCCACTTCTACACGGGAACTGAGCTTCGTAGAATTTATAAATAAAAACACCTCGCAATACTGCGGGGTGTTTTTATTTACGAGACGCTATTGTCTTGCTCGAGTTATACTGATGAGCGATACTTATTAATAATATGTCCAAAGAAAATCCATTTTCTGGAAAACCTGAGGCGAGAGTTGAAAAGCGAGCTTCTAAGCTTACCGAGCAAAAAACAAATCTTTTGAAGCGTTCCAAGTGGGGCGGCTTGTTTGCTGGGATGATGGCTGTTGTAGGCGCTGCTAATGCAGCAGAAGCGCAGCAGCATCCTCGAGAGGGTGAGTTTCATATGGACTTTGACTGGCGTTCTGTTTCTATGGCGGAGCTTAATCAAGAATGGACGCAAGCGATGCAGATGCTTCGTTCGACTGATGATTTGCTTGAAGCGGATGTAAACCGCCGTATGGTGTACGAGGGCTCGGTCGAGGAGCAAATTGACACGGTTAACTTTAGACGGCGAGAACCCCAGGAGGAGGTGCATCTTGGTGACACGCAGGCGTTACGCGGTTTGGAAGGACATGTTATTGAGATTTCCTCCGTGAGAGGTTCAGTTTATCGTACGTTGAGAGAAGGTGACCGAGCCCAGAGTTCCGCGGTTAATCATCTTGGATTCCGCGTCTTTGATGTCTCTCCTGCGGCTTCTCGGCGTTTAGAGGCTACGGGGCGTCATCTCATCGAGGATTATGAAGCGGAAACCGCTGATCAGGCGCTTGCTTTGGTGATGGAAGAGGTGGGAAGAGCTGGGGCGGAAGAAGGCCATGTTCGGGAACTGTACCAAGCGAGAGAAGGAGCCCGTGTCGACCAGCTCTCGGTTAACACATATCTCGAGCATAGTTATTTGTCTAATGTACACATCGGTGAAATGCAGCAGCTTCCAAATGGGCACTTCCGAGTACATGTAGAGGCTGACTTGCTTCGAGAGGCTCCTCCGGAACCAGTGTCAGCACCCGCCCCTACGCCTGAGCCGCTTCAATGGTAGTAACAAAAAAGATCCCCTCGTGGGGATCTTTTTTGTTACGAGATGATCTTGTCGACCAGTCCGTATTTCACGGCAGCTGATGCTTCCATGAAGTTGTCGCGTTCCGTGTCTTCCTCGACCTTCTTTAGATTTTGGCCTGTGTGCTTGGCGAGAATCTTGTTCAGGTTGGATTTGGTTTGCAAAATGCGTTCTGCGTGGATCTTGATGTCTGTTGCTTGGCCTTGGAATCCGCCGAGCACCTGGTGGATCATGACTTCCGAGTTTGGAAGAACGAATCGCTTTCCTTTTGCGCCGCCGGCGAGGAGGACGGCGCCCATCGAGGCGGCCATGCCGATACAGATGGTTGAGACATCGGGCTTGATCAACTGCATCGTGTCGTAGATGGCGAGGCCGGCTGTGACCGAGCCGCCAGGAGAGTTGATGTAGAGCTTAATGTCTTTTTCCTTGTCCTGGCTTTCCAAAAAGAGAAGCTGGGCGACGATGATGTTTGCAACATCATCGTTAATTTCTGTGCCGAGCATGATGATGCGGTCCTTCAAGAGGCGCGAGTAAATGTCGTAGGCGCGTTCTCCTTGAGGAGTTTTTTCAATAACCGTTGGGATGAGATAGTTCTTCATGGCAGTAAGGTTATCAGACAGGATTTAGCAGTCAAGTGGATAGAGTGCTAGATCGATTAACTGGCGATAATGCGGGGTATTCCGTCGATGACTTTGATTTTTCCTTTGACGGCAAAACCGGAAGCGCGCTTGTGGCCACCGCCGCCGAGCTGTTGGGCTAGGCGTGAGATATCTCGTTTCATGCTGCGCATGGAGCCTTTGATTAGGCCATCGCTTTTCTCGCGTAGGACGAGCATGGTGTCGGCGCCGGAGCAGGCGGAGCTGAGAAAATTGGAAACGCCTTCTACGGCTTCATCGCTGCCTGGGACTTCCAAATCATCGGCTTTGAACCAGGTGATTGCCATGTCGTATTCCGGAACGTGGCGGAGACGCTCGAGGGCTTTGCCCCAAATTTTGAGTGAAGCGACGCTTTTGTTGCGTACGAGATTTTTTAGAATATCCATGTGACGCGCGCCGGATGCAAAACAGGTGCTGGCTGCTTCCATCGCTTTTGAGTTCGTGGCGCTGTTGGAAAAGTGTGAAGTATCCGTACAGAGACCGGTGAGCAGGGAGGTGGCCATTCGATCGTCGAGGATGACGTTGTTGGCTTCAAAAAAGCGGTAGACCATCTCACAGGTAGAGCTGGCTTTGGTATCGACCAAGTTAATAGCGCCAAAGAGTTCATTGGTGGCGTGATGGTCGATATCGACGATCAGGGGCTTGGTTGGGATGCGGGGGATGAGTTCGAGAATGCCGCAGTGTTTTAAGCTGCCCGTATCAAAAGTGATGACGATGTCCCAGGGCTGATCAAAGACACTCGGATCATTGGTTTGATCGTGAATGCCGTCGAGGAAGCGGAAGTTTTTTGGGATCGGGGCAACGCAAAAGAGGGCCGTTTGTTTACCTTCACGCTGGAGCCAGAGATAGAAAGCCGAGCTTGAGCCGAGGGAATCGCCGTCGGGTTTTCCATCGCCCACGACTAAAATTCGTTGGCTTTTAGCCACGGCGTCAAAGAGTTCCTTGAAGGGCAGGCCATTCATAGGTAATAGGCCAACCTAAAGGTTTTTTGACGAATTGTCAAGCTTCTAGACTTCTCCCTTCTTACGCAGTTCAAGTAGTTCGTTTTCGATCACGGCTGCATGTGCCTCGGTTTCATCAAACGCATAGTGGATGCGCGGCATGCGGCGGAGGCGAAGACGCTTGGCCAGGCCGTCTTTGATTTCATGGTCGTAGTCCTCAAGGGTGCGGATGGCCTCGTCTTTCATGTTTTCCGGAAATACGGACATGACAAATTTGGCGTGGCCGGTGCTGGCGGTGATTTTAGCCGAGAGCACCGTCACCATCATTCCCAATGGAAACTCAACATCCTCTGCCAAGACTCGGGCAAAGGCGTCTTTTAGGTGTTCAAATCCAGCTTCTACGCGGAGTGACATATAATAGCAGGTTTCAGTGGTCAGTGGTCAGGTTAGGGGAGATTTGGGGTTTGGACAAGGGCTACTGACCACTGTAAACTGACCCCTGACACCTGCTCATCTATGTATTTGAAACGGCTGGAAATCCAAGGATTCAAGACCTTTGCCCAGAAGACGGTTCTTGAGTTCAAGCCCGTCGCTTCCGGTCGTCGAGGTGTTACGGCGATTGTCGGGCCAAATGGCTCGGGTAAATCCAATGCCGCTGATGCTATCCGTTGGGTTATGGGCGAGCAGAGCTTGAAGCTGCTGCGCGGCAAGAAATCGGAAGATGTGATTTTTTCTGGTTCCGATAAACGCAGCCGCAGCGGTTTTGCCGAGGCGACCATGGTGCTTGAGAATGAGGGCGAGGACCGCACCGGACTTGATGTGGGAGAAATTGCGGTCACACGCCGTTTGTATCGCGATGGTCAGTCGGAATATGAAGTGAATCGACAGAGCGCGCGTTTGCAGGACGTGGCACTTTTGCTTGCGCAAGCAGGAATCGGCCAGCGCACATATTCCGTTATCGGTCAGGGTATGATCGACCATGTACTGGTCGCAAGTCCGACGGAGCGCAAGGAATTTTTTGATGAAGCTTTTGGTTTAAAACCATTCCAGCTCAAGCGACAGAGCGCTTTGAATAAGATCGATGAGAGTAAAAAGAATTTAGGGCAGACGGAATCGCTTTTGAATGAGATTGGTCCGCGGCTTGCGACATTGGAACGTCAGATCAAGCGCCTCGCAGAACGCGATACGCTGCAGGCTGAGTTACAGAGTCTTGAACGAGCTTATTACGGTTCCGAGTGGCATCAGATCGATGGCGGAATCAAAGCGGCAACATCCAAGCTTGAGCAAGCGCGTGTTGAGCAGGCAAAGCTGGTTGAAGTTGCCAATAAACTTGAAGCGGAATTATCCGAGATGGAAAAGGCGACGCCGCGCGGAGATGGTTTTAAAGAGCTGCGCGCCAAGCTGGATGCGGTGGCAGCCGAGAAGGCGGCTTTGCGTGAACGTGAATTGAAATTGGAGACGCAGAAGGCTGTTGCTGCCGTGCGCGCGGAGAAGCCATGGGCGCCGCTTCCATTATCGAAGATCATTGAGGCGATTGAGAGCTTGCGAGAAGCGCATGAAGATTTGGTGAATGAGCTTGGTAAAGCGAGTCCTGATATCGCCAAAGCCAAAAAGTTGGCGGAATCGTTGCGTCTTACGAGTGTTGATTTGGCCGGCAAATTACAGCGTCCAGCACCGGAGCCGGAGCAGAGTAAGTCAGAGATGGATCCTGAGGTTGAGAAGGAATTGAAAGAAATCGCCAAGGCTTATGCGGATTTGGCCGAGCAGACAATGAAAGCCAATGCCGAGCTTGAGTCTTGGAATCGCGGAGAAGATGAAAAGCGTTCGCATATTTTTAAGACGCAGCATGAGCTTTCTCAAAAACGTGCAGAAGCCCAGAGTTCGGAGCGGAGAGCTGGCGATGTATCGATTGAACTCGCGCGTTTGGAAACGCGACGCGATGGATTGCTCGCGGATCTGCGTTTGCATGCGCCGACGCTTGAACAAGAATTAGCCGCTCTTGCTGTTAAGGCTGATAAGCCGGAGGCTGACGCGGCTGCACGCATGCAAAAGCTGCGTTCCCAGCTGGAGTGGATTGGCGGTATTGATCCGGAAACGATCAAGGATCATGGAGAAACCAAAGAGCGTTTTGAGTTTTTATCCAAACAGATCGAGGATTTGCGACAGGGAATTCAGGCGCTTGATTTGGTTGTCGCAGAATTGGACTCAACGATTCGTGATCGGAGTGCGACAGCGTTCACAAAGTTGAATCGCGAGTTTTCGAGTTACTTCAAGAAATTGTTCAATGGCGGTGAAGCATCTCTTGTTGAGATGCAGCCTGAGCCGGAGACAGATGAAGAAGGAAATATTATTTCCGAGCCCGCAGAAGGAGAAGTGGCTGGTGTTGATATTCAAGCCACGCCGCCTGGGAAACGTTTCAAGTCGATTGCGCTTCTGTCTGGCGGTGAACGTGCGCTGACTTCCATCGCCCTTATTTGTGCGATCATGGCGACCAATCCATCGCCGTTTGTGGTGCTTGATGAAGTGGATGCGGCGCTTGATGAAAGTAACTCACGCAAGTTTGCGGAGATTATTGGAACACTTGCCGATAAGACGCAGTTTGTTGTTGTGACGCATAACCGCGCGACGATGATGCAAGCATCCGTCCTATACGGCGTAACGATGGGGGATGATGGGGTTTCGCAATTGCTGTCTGTGGACTTTGCGGATGTGGAAAAGCTCCGTAAGAATTAGCTGATAAAAAAATCCCCCAATCGGGGGATTTTTTTATTTGGCTGCTGCCTTTTCTTTCTCGAGCTTTGCCTTG
Encoded here:
- the clpP gene encoding ATP-dependent Clp endopeptidase proteolytic subunit ClpP, with the translated sequence MKNYLIPTVIEKTPQGERAYDIYSRLLKDRIIMLGTEINDDVANIIVAQLLFLESQDKEKDIKLYINSPGGSVTAGLAIYDTMQLIKPDVSTICIGMAASMGAVLLAGGAKGKRFVLPNSEVMIHQVLGGFQGQATDIKIHAERILQTKSNLNKILAKHTGQNLKKVEEDTERDNFMEASAAVKYGLVDKIIS
- a CDS encoding bifunctional oligoribonuclease/PAP phosphatase NrnA, which encodes MNGLPFKELFDAVAKSQRILVVGDGKPDGDSLGSSSAFYLWLQREGKQTALFCVAPIPKNFRFLDGIHDQTNDPSVFDQPWDIVITFDTGSLKHCGILELIPRIPTKPLIVDIDHHATNELFGAINLVDTKASSTCEMVYRFFEANNVILDDRMATSLLTGLCTDTSHFSNSATNSKAMEAASTCFASGARHMDILKNLVRNKSVASLKIWGKALERLRHVPEYDMAITWFKADDLEVPGSDEAVEGVSNFLSSACSGADTMLVLREKSDGLIKGSMRSMKRDISRLAQQLGGGGHKRASGFAVKGKIKVIDGIPRIIAS
- a CDS encoding ribosome-binding factor A is translated as MSLRVEAGFEHLKDAFARVLAEDVEFPLGMMVTVLSAKITASTGHAKFVMSVFPENMKDEAIRTLEDYDHEIKDGLAKRLRLRRMPRIHYAFDETEAHAAVIENELLELRKKGEV
- a CDS encoding AAA family ATPase, with the protein product MYLKRLEIQGFKTFAQKTVLEFKPVASGRRGVTAIVGPNGSGKSNAADAIRWVMGEQSLKLLRGKKSEDVIFSGSDKRSRSGFAEATMVLENEGEDRTGLDVGEIAVTRRLYRDGQSEYEVNRQSARLQDVALLLAQAGIGQRTYSVIGQGMIDHVLVASPTERKEFFDEAFGLKPFQLKRQSALNKIDESKKNLGQTESLLNEIGPRLATLERQIKRLAERDTLQAELQSLERAYYGSEWHQIDGGIKAATSKLEQARVEQAKLVEVANKLEAELSEMEKATPRGDGFKELRAKLDAVAAEKAALRERELKLETQKAVAAVRAEKPWAPLPLSKIIEAIESLREAHEDLVNELGKASPDIAKAKKLAESLRLTSVDLAGKLQRPAPEPEQSKSEMDPEVEKELKEIAKAYADLAEQTMKANAELESWNRGEDEKRSHIFKTQHELSQKRAEAQSSERRAGDVSIELARLETRRDGLLADLRLHAPTLEQELAALAVKADKPEADAAARMQKLRSQLEWIGGIDPETIKDHGETKERFEFLSKQIEDLRQGIQALDLVVAELDSTIRDRSATAFTKLNREFSSYFKKLFNGGEASLVEMQPEPETDEEGNIISEPAEGEVAGVDIQATPPGKRFKSIALLSGGERALTSIALICAIMATNPSPFVVLDEVDAALDESNSRKFAEIIGTLADKTQFVVVTHNRATMMQASVLYGVTMGDDGVSQLLSVDFADVEKLRKN